The following are from one region of the Georgenia sp. M64 genome:
- a CDS encoding metalloregulator ArsR/SmtB family transcription factor, producing MSTPDATPCCAPLTRETISADDAATLAVRLKAIAEPTRLRLLSLIAAGDGGEMCVCDLTEPVGLSQPTVSHHLKVLVDAGVLTREKRGVNMFYTVVPSALDSLAVVLSTSAAPVNA from the coding sequence ATGAGCACCCCCGACGCCACGCCCTGCTGCGCGCCCCTGACCCGGGAGACGATCAGCGCCGACGACGCGGCCACGCTCGCCGTCCGGCTCAAGGCGATCGCCGAGCCCACGCGCCTGCGGCTGCTGTCCCTCATCGCCGCCGGCGACGGCGGGGAGATGTGCGTCTGCGACCTCACCGAGCCGGTGGGCCTGAGCCAGCCCACGGTGTCCCATCACCTCAAGGTCCTGGTGGACGCGGGGGTCCTCACCCGGGAGAAGCGGGGGGTCAACATGTTCTACACGGTCGTCCCCTCGGCGCTGGACTCCCTGGCGGTGGTCCTGAGCACGTCCGCCGCGCCCGTCAACGCCTGA
- a CDS encoding DUF664 domain-containing protein, with product MSSERTGLLAHLDAERGHVLAAVEGLGEHDLTRPVAPSGWSIAQLLNHLTYDVEIFWAGAIVGGDPECIGLVQDGWKARVTTGAAAAEQYRRWRRRSDGVLGAVDLDASPLWWPPEDVFPFPPLADARGCVLRLLLETATHAGHLDIVREQIDGRQHLVVG from the coding sequence ATGAGTAGCGAACGTACCGGCCTGCTCGCCCACCTCGACGCTGAACGTGGTCATGTGCTGGCTGCCGTCGAAGGGCTCGGCGAGCACGACCTGACGCGGCCGGTCGCGCCGTCCGGGTGGTCGATCGCTCAGCTGCTCAACCACCTCACGTACGACGTCGAGATCTTCTGGGCCGGCGCGATCGTCGGCGGTGACCCGGAGTGCATCGGCCTGGTCCAGGACGGCTGGAAGGCTCGGGTCACCACCGGCGCGGCAGCGGCGGAGCAGTACCGGCGCTGGCGGCGCCGCAGCGACGGCGTGCTCGGCGCGGTGGACCTCGACGCCTCCCCGCTCTGGTGGCCTCCGGAGGACGTCTTCCCGTTCCCGCCCCTCGCCGACGCACGCGGCTGCGTGCTCAGGCTCCTGCTGGAGACGGCTACCCACGCAGGCCACCTCGACATCGTCCGGGAGCAGATCGACGGTCGCCAGCACCTCGTGGTCGGGTAG
- the dcd gene encoding dCTP deaminase — MLLSDRDIRTQLDAGRVTLEPYDVEMIQPASIDVRLDKYFRLFDNHRYPVIDPAQDQPDLTRLVDVGPDDPLVLHPGEFVLGATYERVTLPDDIAARLEGKSSLGRLGLLTHSTAGFIDPGFTGHVTLELSNTATMPIMLWPGMKIGQLCFFQLSSAAERPYGSGATGSRYQGQRGPTASRSHVNFHRTPVR; from the coding sequence GTGCTGCTCTCCGACCGTGACATCCGGACCCAGCTCGACGCCGGACGGGTGACGCTCGAGCCCTACGACGTCGAGATGATCCAGCCGGCCAGCATCGACGTGCGTCTGGACAAGTACTTCCGCCTCTTCGACAACCACCGGTACCCGGTCATCGACCCGGCGCAGGACCAGCCGGACCTCACCCGCCTCGTCGACGTCGGCCCGGACGACCCGCTCGTGCTCCACCCCGGCGAGTTCGTCCTCGGCGCCACCTACGAGCGGGTGACCCTGCCGGACGACATCGCGGCCCGCCTCGAGGGCAAGTCCTCCCTCGGACGCCTGGGCCTGCTCACCCACTCCACGGCCGGGTTCATCGACCCCGGCTTCACCGGGCACGTGACGCTGGAGCTGTCGAACACGGCGACCATGCCGATCATGCTCTGGCCGGGGATGAAGATCGGCCAGCTCTGCTTCTTCCAGCTCTCCTCGGCCGCAGAGCGCCCGTACGGCTCCGGCGCCACCGGGTCGCGGTACCAGGGCCAGCGGGGTCCGACGGCCTCACGCTCGCACGTGAACTTCCACCGCACACCGGTGCGCTGA
- a CDS encoding DUF6394 family protein → MNLEKVIFGFFVVLAATLNFGFFIGPIDDPALHNVYELFAAVVVNLVATVLKFGDRTQIGAVHLATSLVADLQLIAAAAVWAYASSVTDGPLSVEAISSVVSLSGGALLANLVSITLLLVETVSFHRR, encoded by the coding sequence ATGAACCTCGAGAAGGTCATCTTCGGGTTCTTCGTCGTCCTCGCGGCCACGCTGAACTTCGGGTTCTTCATCGGCCCCATCGACGACCCCGCGCTCCACAACGTGTACGAGCTCTTCGCGGCGGTGGTGGTCAACCTCGTCGCCACGGTGCTGAAGTTCGGTGACCGCACGCAGATCGGGGCCGTCCACCTCGCCACCAGCCTCGTGGCCGACCTCCAGCTCATCGCGGCGGCCGCCGTCTGGGCCTACGCCTCCTCGGTGACCGACGGCCCGCTGAGCGTCGAGGCCATCTCCTCGGTCGTCTCCCTCTCGGGGGGTGCGCTCCTGGCGAACCTCGTCTCGATCACGCTGCTCCTCGTCGAGACCGTCTCGTTCCACCGCCGCTGA
- a CDS encoding M50 family metallopeptidase yields the protein MESWWEQAWARLQPVAPAPDGATTGLVVLAVVVAALVVPPLWRATRVLVTVVHELGHGLVGVAVGRRFTGLVLRADMSGHAVTVGPARGAGLVMSTWAGYPAPAVVGAVALHLATAGWAGPVLGATTAVLLAALVRVRSLYTSAVVVALVLATAALWWWGEPLLRAQALAGLGLFLLLGAWRHVGALLRRPGRGSDPAVLARLTRVPAALWVLGFVVVLAGASWWALAPVRLLSGW from the coding sequence GTGGAGTCGTGGTGGGAGCAGGCGTGGGCACGGCTCCAGCCGGTCGCACCCGCCCCGGACGGGGCGACGACCGGGCTCGTCGTCCTCGCGGTCGTCGTCGCTGCCCTCGTCGTGCCCCCGCTGTGGCGAGCCACCCGGGTGCTCGTCACGGTCGTCCACGAGCTCGGGCACGGCCTGGTCGGCGTCGCCGTCGGCCGGCGGTTCACCGGCCTCGTGCTGCGCGCGGACATGTCCGGGCACGCGGTGACGGTCGGGCCGGCCCGCGGCGCCGGTCTCGTCATGTCGACGTGGGCCGGGTACCCGGCGCCCGCCGTCGTGGGCGCGGTCGCCCTCCACCTCGCCACGGCCGGCTGGGCCGGACCCGTCCTCGGGGCGACGACGGCGGTGCTCCTCGCCGCACTCGTACGGGTGAGGTCGCTCTACACCTCCGCCGTCGTGGTCGCGCTGGTGCTCGCGACCGCGGCGCTGTGGTGGTGGGGCGAGCCGCTGCTGCGGGCGCAGGCGCTCGCGGGCCTGGGCCTGTTCCTGCTGCTCGGGGCATGGCGGCACGTCGGTGCGCTCCTCCGCCGGCCCGGGCGCGGCTCCGACCCCGCCGTCCTCGCCCGGCTCACCCGCGTGCCCGCCGCGCTGTGGGTGCTGGGCTTCGTCGTCGTCCTCGCCGGCGCGAGCTGGTGGGCGCTGGCGCCGGTGCGGCTGCTCTCGGGCTGGTGA
- a CDS encoding NAD-binding protein, whose translation MGNPLLLFWYRLFGREIVPAGPAPQEQQMPTAAQASATVFLVLRRMRAPLIVLITIFAVSVLGLMVIPGLDDAGEPYRMGLLDAFYVMSYTATTIGFGEIPHPFTEAQRAWVTVVIYLSVVGWAYALGTLFGLLQDRDFRHALTTQRFVRKVRRMGEPFLLVAGHGQTGQLLGDSLDVLGRRFVVLDTSSERIADLDRDAYHSDVPGLAADPADPGNLLAAGLGHTRCVGVLALTDDDEANLAVTMAASILRPGVPVVARAFTARSAERMRAFGATVINPFDAFGDHLRLAVQAPASYQLRQWLTSLPGEPMPPRRAPLRPGRWVVCGYGRFGQEVTADLRASGVEVTVVDAGTTTSPDPDVVVVDGTEAEMMAAADVATAAGVIAANDDDVANLALVAAARRAHPGVFVVARQNRRPDEALFDAAAIDLVLVPPEVTAHEVLAHLGSDVLLRFLQQIPARGDAWAERLLARLAARGGRRDLTIWQHDLAAAPSLLSWLSSGEAHLGDLLRDPRDRDHPLGAVALMVVRGAQDVCTPDDDFVLAPGDSLLMAGRAGARQDLENIAVDEATREYVVHGREVPSGWFWRRLARRRRAAAPGAEGEELVRR comes from the coding sequence GTGGGCAACCCGCTCCTGCTCTTCTGGTACCGCCTCTTCGGCCGGGAGATCGTCCCGGCCGGGCCGGCGCCGCAGGAGCAGCAGATGCCCACCGCCGCGCAGGCCAGCGCGACGGTCTTCCTCGTCCTGCGCCGCATGCGGGCCCCGCTCATCGTGCTCATCACGATCTTCGCGGTGAGCGTCCTCGGGCTCATGGTCATCCCGGGCCTCGACGACGCCGGCGAGCCGTACCGGATGGGTCTGCTCGACGCCTTCTACGTCATGAGCTACACCGCCACGACGATCGGCTTCGGCGAGATCCCCCACCCGTTCACCGAGGCGCAACGGGCCTGGGTGACGGTCGTGATCTACCTGTCCGTCGTGGGCTGGGCGTACGCCCTCGGCACCCTGTTCGGCCTGCTCCAGGACCGCGACTTCCGCCACGCGCTGACCACCCAGCGGTTCGTGCGCAAGGTCCGGCGGATGGGCGAGCCGTTCCTCCTCGTCGCCGGGCACGGCCAGACCGGCCAGCTCCTCGGGGACTCCCTCGACGTCCTGGGCAGGCGTTTCGTCGTCCTGGACACCTCGAGCGAACGCATCGCCGACCTCGACCGGGACGCCTACCACTCCGACGTCCCGGGCCTCGCGGCAGACCCGGCCGACCCCGGGAACCTCCTCGCGGCCGGGCTCGGTCACACCCGCTGCGTCGGGGTCCTCGCGCTCACCGACGACGACGAGGCGAACCTGGCGGTGACGATGGCCGCGAGCATCCTGCGCCCGGGGGTGCCGGTGGTGGCCCGGGCCTTCACCGCCCGCTCCGCCGAGCGCATGCGCGCCTTCGGTGCGACGGTCATCAACCCGTTCGACGCCTTCGGGGACCACCTCCGTCTCGCGGTCCAGGCCCCGGCGTCCTACCAGCTGCGCCAGTGGCTGACGTCCCTGCCGGGCGAGCCCATGCCGCCGCGCCGGGCGCCGCTGCGGCCGGGACGGTGGGTGGTCTGCGGGTACGGGCGGTTCGGGCAGGAGGTGACCGCGGACCTGCGCGCGAGCGGGGTCGAGGTCACGGTCGTCGACGCCGGGACGACGACGAGCCCGGACCCGGACGTCGTGGTCGTCGACGGCACGGAGGCCGAGATGATGGCGGCGGCCGACGTCGCGACGGCCGCCGGCGTCATCGCCGCGAACGACGACGACGTCGCCAACCTCGCCCTGGTCGCGGCCGCGCGTCGCGCCCACCCGGGGGTCTTCGTCGTCGCGCGGCAGAACCGCCGGCCCGACGAGGCGCTGTTCGACGCCGCCGCGATCGACCTCGTGCTCGTCCCGCCCGAGGTCACCGCGCACGAGGTGCTCGCCCACCTCGGCAGCGACGTGCTGCTGCGGTTCCTCCAGCAGATCCCCGCGCGCGGCGACGCCTGGGCGGAACGGCTCCTCGCCCGGCTGGCCGCGCGCGGCGGGCGCCGGGACCTGACGATCTGGCAGCACGACCTCGCCGCCGCGCCGTCGCTGCTGTCCTGGCTGAGCAGCGGTGAGGCGCACCTGGGCGACCTCCTGCGGGACCCCCGCGACCGCGACCACCCGCTCGGCGCGGTGGCGCTGATGGTGGTGCGCGGGGCGCAGGACGTCTGCACGCCGGACGACGACTTCGTCCTCGCTCCGGGCGACTCGCTGCTGATGGCCGGACGGGCGGGGGCGCGTCAGGACCTGGAGAACATCGCCGTCGACGAGGCCACCCGCGAGTACGTCGTCCACGGCCGCGAGGTGCCCTCGGGCTGGTTCTGGCGCCGGCTCGCCCGTCGGCGGCGCGCCGCCGCCCCGGGCGCCGAGGGCGAGGAGCTGGTCAGGCGTTGA
- a CDS encoding polysaccharide deacetylase family protein: protein MGRSPAGLRRALATATLALALGPALALPGGPAELTAPAVGVVEEVEDPTTPTEDPSTAPPTEDPTTAPPPAEPTTPAENPTTAPPPADPTAPPVDPAAPVEPTPSPEPAPEPEPEPEPTVTATPEEPVAALADLPDSPDPFGQIDSVTVGAERVSATGWAIDADTTGPIIVQMYVDYAANTATWADDPRPDVAVVYPTAGPNHGYTLTMATPAGSHTICVYAVNTGPGTSTSLGCRQVSVPGHDPFGTIDAVRVGPEQVSATGWAIDADTTGPIIVQMYVDYAANTATWADDPRPDVARVYPWAGPNHGWTMTMAVAPGTHTVCVFAVDTGPGESRSLGCRKVTVPGHDPFGQIDSVVVGADRVTLSGWAIDADTTGPIIVQMYVDYAANTATWADDPRPDVARVYPWAGPNHGWTLSMPVATGTHTVCVYAVDTGPGESRSLGCRVVRLAPDCDVLRCIALTFDDGPGASTNRLLDILTGAGVRATFFLVGSRIDSYATVVRRMASTGMEVANHSWSHPDLTTLTASAISSQLSTTSTKITSVTGRRPTLMRPPYGARNATTDSISGQLGMAVILWSIDTLDWRYLDSARLRSVVAANATPGAIVLMHDIHATTVDAVPGIISDLRSRGYTLVTVSELIGSPAPGVVYSRQP, encoded by the coding sequence ATGGGCCGCTCCCCCGCAGGCCTACGCAGGGCCCTGGCGACGGCGACGCTCGCGCTGGCCCTCGGCCCGGCGCTGGCCCTGCCGGGCGGCCCGGCTGAGCTGACGGCACCCGCCGTCGGCGTGGTGGAGGAGGTCGAGGACCCGACCACTCCCACCGAAGACCCCAGCACCGCACCGCCCACGGAGGACCCGACTACGGCGCCACCGCCGGCCGAGCCGACCACCCCGGCCGAGAACCCGACCACGGCACCGCCGCCCGCGGACCCCACCGCTCCGCCCGTGGACCCGGCCGCACCCGTCGAGCCCACCCCTTCGCCAGAGCCCGCGCCGGAGCCCGAGCCGGAGCCCGAGCCCACCGTCACGGCCACCCCGGAGGAGCCGGTCGCGGCACTGGCCGACCTTCCCGACTCGCCGGACCCGTTCGGGCAGATCGACTCCGTCACCGTCGGCGCCGAGCGGGTCAGCGCCACCGGCTGGGCGATCGACGCCGACACCACCGGCCCGATCATCGTCCAGATGTACGTCGACTACGCCGCGAACACCGCGACCTGGGCCGACGACCCCCGCCCCGACGTCGCCGTCGTCTATCCCACCGCGGGCCCGAACCACGGCTACACGCTCACCATGGCGACGCCTGCCGGCAGCCACACCATCTGCGTCTACGCGGTCAACACCGGCCCCGGCACGAGCACCTCCCTGGGGTGCCGGCAGGTGAGCGTCCCCGGCCACGACCCCTTCGGCACGATCGACGCGGTCCGCGTCGGCCCCGAGCAGGTCAGCGCCACCGGGTGGGCCATCGACGCCGACACCACCGGCCCGATCATCGTCCAGATGTACGTCGACTACGCCGCTAACACCGCGACCTGGGCCGACGACCCCCGCCCCGACGTCGCCCGCGTCTACCCCTGGGCCGGGCCGAACCACGGCTGGACCATGACGATGGCCGTGGCGCCGGGCACCCACACGGTGTGCGTGTTCGCCGTCGACACCGGCCCCGGCGAGAGCCGGTCCCTGGGCTGCCGGAAGGTCACGGTCCCCGGTCATGACCCCTTCGGCCAGATCGACTCCGTCGTCGTCGGCGCCGACCGGGTCACGCTCTCGGGCTGGGCGATCGACGCCGACACGACCGGCCCGATCATCGTCCAGATGTACGTCGACTACGCCGCGAACACCGCGACCTGGGCCGACGACCCCCGCCCGGACGTCGCCCGGGTCTACCCGTGGGCCGGGCCGAACCACGGCTGGACGCTGTCCATGCCGGTCGCGACGGGCACCCACACCGTGTGCGTCTACGCGGTCGACACCGGCCCCGGCGAGAGCCGGTCGCTGGGCTGCCGGGTGGTCCGCCTCGCGCCCGACTGCGACGTGCTGCGGTGCATCGCACTGACCTTCGACGACGGCCCGGGCGCCTCCACCAACCGGCTCCTCGACATCCTCACCGGCGCCGGCGTCCGGGCCACCTTCTTCCTGGTCGGCAGCCGGATCGACAGCTACGCCACCGTGGTGCGCCGGATGGCCTCGACCGGGATGGAGGTCGCGAACCACTCGTGGAGCCACCCGGACCTCACCACGCTCACGGCCTCGGCGATCAGCTCCCAGCTGTCGACGACGTCGACGAAGATCACGTCCGTCACGGGCCGGCGCCCGACCCTGATGCGACCGCCCTACGGAGCGCGCAACGCCACGACCGACTCGATCTCCGGCCAGCTCGGCATGGCGGTCATCCTCTGGAGCATCGACACCCTCGACTGGCGGTACCTCGACTCGGCGCGGCTGCGCTCGGTCGTCGCGGCGAACGCCACGCCGGGGGCCATCGTGCTCATGCACGACATCCACGCGACCACCGTCGACGCCGTCCCCGGGATCATCTCCGACCTGCGCAGCCGCGGGTACACCCTCGTCACCGTCTCCGAACTCATCGGCAGCCCGGCCCCCGGGGTGGTGTACTCCCGGCAGCCGTGA
- the arsM gene encoding arsenite methyltransferase has translation MGQQGSTGAEELREQVRAHYAAAAVSVGRAGCCGPDDGATGGCCGSGGCGAPVEDDPAFGAVLYPRAELELLPVEASLASLGCGNPVAVADLHPGERVLDLGSGGGIDVLLSARRVGPTGFAYGVDMTEEMLGLARANAARAGATNVEFLQGTIEQVPLPDGAVDVVVSNCVVNLSADKPAVLAEMFRVLAPGGRVGISDVVAEDHLTSAERAERGSHVGCIAGALSRTEYTEGLAAAGFTDVAVTFTHEAAPGMHAAMVRARKPRRTEED, from the coding sequence ATGGGACAGCAGGGGTCCACCGGTGCGGAGGAGCTCCGCGAGCAGGTCCGGGCGCACTACGCCGCGGCGGCCGTCTCGGTCGGCCGGGCCGGGTGCTGCGGGCCGGACGACGGCGCCACGGGCGGATGCTGCGGCTCCGGCGGGTGCGGCGCGCCCGTCGAGGACGACCCCGCCTTCGGTGCGGTGCTCTACCCGCGGGCCGAGCTCGAGCTGCTCCCCGTGGAGGCGTCCCTCGCGTCGCTCGGCTGCGGGAACCCCGTCGCTGTCGCCGACCTCCACCCGGGGGAGCGGGTGCTCGACCTCGGCTCCGGCGGCGGGATCGACGTCCTCCTCTCGGCGCGCCGGGTGGGGCCGACGGGCTTCGCCTACGGCGTCGACATGACCGAGGAGATGCTGGGCCTCGCCCGGGCGAACGCCGCCAGGGCGGGGGCCACGAACGTGGAGTTCCTCCAGGGGACCATCGAGCAGGTGCCGCTGCCCGACGGCGCCGTCGACGTCGTCGTCTCGAACTGCGTGGTCAACCTCTCCGCCGACAAGCCGGCCGTGCTCGCCGAGATGTTCCGGGTGCTCGCCCCCGGCGGGCGGGTGGGGATCAGCGACGTCGTCGCCGAGGACCACCTCACCTCCGCCGAGCGGGCCGAGCGGGGCAGCCACGTCGGGTGCATCGCCGGTGCGCTCTCGCGGACCGAGTACACCGAGGGACTGGCCGCGGCGGGCTTCACCGACGTCGCGGTCACCTTCACCCACGAGGCGGCGCCGGGCATGCACGCCGCGATGGTGCGGGCCCGCAAGCCGCGCCGGACCGAGGAGGACTGA
- a CDS encoding glycoside hydrolase N-terminal domain-containing protein, which yields MTRHVIRLDTPAPSFIDSFLLGDGRLGAALRGLPGTEEMNLNLDTLWSGGPGEHGVGPEDAGARTRDGDGDGPPADVEAPGAALLTEIRAAVAGGDLARAEELARRNQSGRWTQAYQPVGRLRWTYATGADGSAYARELDLRDGVARTMHDGVTVETFVSAPAGVLVSRATGPVTGAGAVAGTAGSEAAVAVVLDTPHPVRTTTTTDEAGRAWTVVTGRAPVTCLPDYVDHDEPVTYADDQPDADGSVAAGMGFAVVAVTETVPGGLRLVVAGATGFRGWDRRPGADVESLAQAARDRVGGALARRTEDLLAEHVADRRRLVDRVDLDLSASGDDAAAHERAFDLGRHLLVSSSRPGTQAANLQGIWNADARPAWSGNYTTNINLEMAYWPAELLDLAELHTPLLDLVRDLAVAGTGTARRYYGARGAAVHHNTDLWRFTEPVDGEPQWAAWPSALWWLARHLVEHVDFAGSGAERTARTVGAVAVLRAGAAFALDMLVDDGRGALVVSPSTSPEHRFVLDGGAQVAVGAGAAMDQELVREVLTSYLALAEDDPGEAALAAEARSALPRLREVQVGRAGDLLEWADERRPAEPGHRHVSQLYGAFPGSRITATREPALLEAVRRALALRLANGSGYTGWSQAWILCLAARLRDTALAEHSIDVLLRTLTSASGLDLHPHEDWPDGQVFQIDGNLGVVAGMVELLVQSHDGAVSLLPALPDRWPTGRLTGVRARGGHQVDVRWSGGRLDAATVTAGDGPLVLEVPERRGPAVVVSEGAVVPTTAVVPAAPGCSRLTFPAQPGAVYSLTFASR from the coding sequence ATGACCCGACACGTCATCCGCCTGGACACCCCCGCACCCTCCTTCATCGACAGCTTCCTGCTCGGCGACGGACGCCTGGGTGCCGCCCTGCGGGGCCTGCCGGGCACCGAGGAGATGAACCTCAACCTCGACACCCTCTGGTCCGGGGGGCCGGGCGAGCACGGGGTCGGACCGGAGGACGCCGGCGCCCGGACGCGCGACGGCGACGGCGACGGGCCACCGGCGGACGTCGAGGCGCCGGGCGCCGCCCTGCTCACCGAGATCCGGGCCGCTGTCGCGGGCGGCGACCTGGCCCGCGCGGAAGAGCTCGCCCGCCGGAACCAGTCGGGCCGGTGGACGCAGGCGTACCAGCCGGTCGGCCGCCTCCGGTGGACCTACGCCACCGGCGCAGACGGGTCGGCCTACGCCCGCGAGCTCGACCTGCGCGACGGCGTCGCCCGCACCATGCACGACGGCGTCACGGTCGAGACGTTCGTCTCCGCGCCGGCGGGGGTGCTCGTCTCGCGGGCGACCGGTCCGGTCACCGGGGCCGGGGCCGTCGCGGGCACCGCGGGGTCCGAGGCAGCCGTCGCGGTCGTCCTGGACACGCCGCACCCCGTGCGGACGACCACCACGACGGACGAGGCCGGCCGGGCCTGGACGGTGGTCACCGGGCGTGCGCCCGTCACGTGCCTGCCCGACTACGTCGATCACGACGAGCCCGTCACCTACGCCGACGACCAGCCCGACGCCGACGGGTCGGTCGCCGCCGGGATGGGCTTCGCGGTCGTCGCGGTCACCGAGACCGTGCCGGGCGGTCTGCGCCTCGTGGTCGCCGGAGCCACCGGCTTCCGCGGGTGGGACCGCAGGCCCGGAGCAGACGTGGAGAGCCTCGCCCAGGCCGCCCGGGACCGTGTCGGGGGAGCCCTCGCGCGGCGCACCGAGGACCTCCTCGCCGAGCACGTCGCGGACCGCCGTCGTCTCGTCGACCGCGTCGACCTCGACCTCTCCGCGTCGGGCGACGACGCAGCCGCGCACGAGCGCGCCTTCGACCTCGGGCGCCATCTCCTCGTGTCCAGCTCCCGGCCGGGCACCCAGGCCGCGAACCTCCAGGGCATCTGGAACGCCGACGCCCGGCCCGCGTGGAGCGGGAACTACACGACCAACATCAACCTCGAGATGGCCTACTGGCCCGCGGAGCTGCTCGACCTCGCGGAGCTGCACACGCCGTTGCTCGACCTCGTCCGGGACCTCGCCGTCGCCGGGACGGGCACGGCCCGCCGCTACTACGGCGCCCGCGGCGCCGCGGTCCACCACAACACCGACCTCTGGCGGTTCACCGAGCCCGTCGACGGCGAACCCCAGTGGGCGGCGTGGCCGTCCGCGCTGTGGTGGCTCGCCCGCCACCTCGTCGAGCACGTGGACTTCGCCGGCTCGGGCGCCGAGCGCACCGCGAGGACCGTCGGTGCCGTGGCCGTGCTGCGAGCCGGTGCCGCGTTCGCGCTCGACATGCTCGTCGACGACGGGAGGGGCGCCCTGGTGGTCAGCCCCTCCACCTCACCAGAGCACCGGTTCGTCCTCGACGGTGGCGCCCAGGTGGCCGTGGGTGCCGGCGCGGCGATGGACCAGGAGCTCGTCCGCGAGGTGCTCACGTCCTACCTCGCCCTGGCCGAGGACGACCCCGGCGAGGCCGCGCTCGCCGCCGAGGCGCGGTCGGCCCTCCCGCGACTGCGCGAGGTCCAGGTAGGGCGCGCCGGGGACCTGCTCGAGTGGGCCGACGAACGGCGCCCGGCCGAGCCCGGCCACCGGCACGTCTCGCAGCTGTACGGGGCGTTCCCGGGCAGCCGGATCACCGCCACCCGGGAGCCGGCCCTGCTCGAGGCCGTCCGGAGGGCCCTGGCGCTCCGCCTGGCGAACGGCAGCGGGTACACAGGATGGAGCCAGGCGTGGATCCTCTGCCTGGCCGCGCGCCTGCGCGACACCGCGCTCGCGGAGCACTCGATCGACGTCCTCCTCCGGACGCTCACCTCGGCCTCCGGCCTCGACCTCCACCCGCACGAGGACTGGCCCGATGGGCAGGTCTTCCAGATCGACGGCAACCTCGGCGTCGTCGCCGGGATGGTCGAGCTCCTCGTGCAGAGCCACGACGGCGCCGTCAGCCTGCTCCCGGCCCTGCCCGACCGCTGGCCCACCGGCCGGCTCACCGGCGTGCGGGCCCGGGGCGGGCACCAGGTCGACGTGCGGTGGAGCGGCGGCCGGCTCGACGCGGCGACCGTTACCGCGGGCGACGGGCCCCTGGTCCTGGAGGTGCCCGAGCGCCGTGGGCCGGCGGTGGTCGTCTCCGAGGGCGCCGTCGTGCCGACCACCGCCGTGGTCCCGGCGGCCCCCGGATGCTCCCGGCTGACCTTCCCCGCGCAGCCGGGCGCCGTCTACTCACTCACGTTCGCGTCCCGGTAG
- a CDS encoding STAS domain-containing protein — translation MPETLPVGDRGSVAVLTSPTRTRLVLAGELDISHNRELREAVRSVLALDLPVDVDMRNLTFMDSSALAAFSRLAYRSSARPRLIQPPDVVVFLLEVTAMGDVVEVLDHDPGFPGATGGPETGDGTAEGAPAAADGVADAAAADGVPEDGVATDAV, via the coding sequence ATGCCCGAAACCCTGCCGGTCGGTGACCGAGGTTCCGTAGCGGTGCTCACGTCCCCCACCCGGACGAGGCTGGTGCTGGCCGGCGAGCTCGACATCAGTCACAACCGCGAGCTGCGCGAGGCGGTGCGGTCGGTGCTGGCGCTGGACCTGCCGGTCGACGTCGACATGCGGAACCTCACCTTCATGGACTCCTCGGCGCTCGCCGCGTTCAGCCGGCTCGCCTACCGCTCGTCCGCACGGCCCCGGCTCATCCAGCCGCCCGACGTCGTCGTGTTCCTGCTCGAGGTCACCGCCATGGGCGACGTCGTCGAGGTCCTCGACCACGACCCGGGCTTCCCCGGCGCCACCGGCGGGCCGGAGACCGGCGACGGCACCGCGGAGGGGGCCCCCGCCGCTGCCGACGGCGTCGCCGACGCCGCCGCCGCCGACGGCGTCCCCGAGGACGGCGTCGCCACCGACGCCGTCTGA